One stretch of Podospora bellae-mahoneyi strain CBS 112042 chromosome 2, whole genome shotgun sequence DNA includes these proteins:
- a CDS encoding hypothetical protein (EggNog:ENOG503P4B6) — MSSIVNKIKEAVHSDKSHHGAPEGTSGPHNSRVANAADPRVDSDRDGSHTAGRTTGTTGTTGTNEGLHGPHNSRVANTLDPRVDSDRDGSRTAGNTGTGFGNSGRTAGTNEGLHGPHSSRVANTLDPRVDSDRDGSNTLGSSGTGTHTTAGFGGNTGIGSGNTHRATAGTGTTGMTGTHGAPAGTHGPHNSRIANAADPRVDSDRDGRGAIHSGPGPASNTAGPHSSDMANKLDPRVDSDLDGSKTIGQNRTYQSGTATSIARDPTDASQVPPSVLRKHLGDPVVEHDDHHHHRERRNSVKSHQEAFSGV, encoded by the exons ATGTCTTCCATCGtcaacaagatcaaagaGGCTGTCCACTCCGACAAGTCCCACCATGGCGCTCCTGAAGGCACCAGCGGACCCCACAACTCTCGTGTCGCCAACGCTGCCGACCCCCGCGTCGACTCTGATCGTGACGGCTCCCACACTGCTGGCcgcaccaccggcaccaccggcaccaccggtACCAACGAAGGTCTCCACGGCCCCCACAACTCCCGCGTTGCCAACACTCTCGACCCCCGTGTAGACTCGGACCGTGACGGCTCTCGCACTGCTGGTAACACTGGTACTGGCTTCGGCAACTCTGGCCGCACCGCTGGCACCAACGAGGGTCTCCATGGCCCCCACAGCTCCCGCGTTGCCAACACTCTCGATCCCCGCGTCGATTCTGACCGTGACGGTTCCAACACTCTTGGCTCttccggcaccggcacccacaccaccgctGGCTTCGGTGGCAACACTGGCATCGGCTCTGGCAACACTCACCGcgccaccgccggcaccggcacGACTGGCATGACCGGCACCCATGGTGCCCCCGCCGGCACTCACGGCCCTCACAACTCTCGCATTGCCAACGCTGCTGATCCCAGAGTTGACTCTGACCGTGATGGCCGTGGTGCCATCCACAGCGGACCTGGCCCTGCCAGCAACACTGCCGGCCCTCACTCCAGCGATATGGCGAACAAGCTCGACCCCCGTGTCGACTCGGATCTTGACGGTTCCAAGACCATTGGTCAAAACAGGACTTACCA ATCTGGGACAGCCACTTCCATCGCAAGAGACCCTACGGACGCTTCTCAGGTCCCTCCCTCTGTCCTTCGCAAGCATCTGGGTGACCCGGTGGTTGAGCAtgatgaccaccaccatcaccgcgaGAGGAGAAACAGCGTGAAGTCCCACCAGGAGGCCTTTAGCGGAGTCTAA
- a CDS encoding hypothetical protein (EggNog:ENOG503P53N), which yields MSSQIDSSDEQFSASGQAHSSSPSPSQFSRASSYRGREYTLYDAVAGQVSLNERIQPHGGSSRRSNRPGSGNLTSRTYRLAPEEVLFRRHNAPTRYAEHDIYWAHEDLLPSQQLPDSALLRSVHCYASKFYDYTALDSSHLHSQLPKDGSPSLPSQTQPHSEFFQKKANTDLRSLDETALLAFGVLLEEASRDVLGKRGDLVFTEAEGYQPPQAPSQAAGATPATTATTLVPSSTGGTEEGKANSGGALDTDVSHGEGGPKKRRKVARRCKKSPDDGPDRLD from the exons ATGTCGAGTCAGATCGACTCATCAGATGAACAATTTTCCGCCTCTGGGCAGGCACATTCGAGCTCACCATCTCCTTCGCAATTTTCCCGAGCGTCGTCCTATCGAGGCCGCGAGTATACCCTTTATGACGCGGTCGCCG GTCAGGTATCTCTAAATGAACGCATCCAGCCAcatggcggcagcagccgTCGCAGCAATCGACCTGGCTCAGGaaacctcacctcccgcACCTATAGGCTTGCCCCAGAAGAGGTTCTATTTCGGCGGCACAACGCCCCGACTCGATATGCCGAGCATGATATCTACTGGGCCCACGAGGATTTGCTGCCGTCACAGCAACTACCCGACAGTGCCCTGCTGAGATCTGTTCACTGTTACGCAAGTAAATTCTACGACTACACTGCCTTGGATTCTTCCCACCTCCACTCCCAGCTCCCCAAGGATGGATCACCTTCTCTTCCAAGCCAGACACAACCACACTCGGAGTTTTTCCAAAAGAAAGCAAACACAGACCTCCGGAGCCTAGATGAGACGGCCCTCCTGGCTTTTGGCGTCCTCCTTGAAGAAGCCAGCCGTGATGTGCTAGGGAAGCGGGGCGACTTGGTATTTACCGAGGCAGAGGGATATCAGCCTCCCCAAGCCCCTTCTCAAGCAGCTGGTGCAACGCCAGCaaccacggccaccaccctggtgccatcatcaacagggGGAACCGAAGAGGGAAAGGCAAATAGCGGTGGGGCCCTGGATACTGATGTCTCACACGGTGAAGGAGGCCCAAAAAAACGAAGGAAAGTGGCGAGAAGATGCAAAAAAAGCCCTGACGATGGTCCTGACAGACTGGACTGA
- a CDS encoding hypothetical protein (EggNog:ENOG503NXI1; COG:S) codes for MDHSGAPDTKRPRLTTGSPWSAGGSHHGRTLLNPNPSPTSGQSPHLPPTSSPYHQPSPHHYARPSGTGDHNHPHPHPHPHPHPHPHSHPHPQPPPPPPPPPPLSQAPHPHAHQQHPHPQGPPPPVAQTPVDDRRHHESERFQTMHDHRQPPHSPAHPAFSSYASRETIVKPDPGEDTTLPQLRRPLSTSNGPEIMTPGTPHSALPPQSYADDKRHMSFDSGPQQQQQQQQPQQQQQQQSQPPQQPQPPPPPPPQQQPMYGRQPSYPPQTPLPHAQPYEYPPPSYGAQHDGLSYSIHVASSNAKRKGQRASQACETCRQLKAKCDELKPCKSCREKKVECKYRELVPKQQDKVQADILEQLMIMRNDFQDWIATNDRRVSRLEEAVKRIAPAADLQQFEPLQEEEIRPASAESGSAPVAEEAYTSSPTGGAQAPPIDAEAARQITREMEVEKEVEPGPFVQPGVPTIPPNHTTLAAFLLKWRPIEALVRRYLDAEKIKYVDEFPIRQEERRGLLRVWGRGEGMDSSRDRDAPHDLGMMEVHDDYSDAGAPSPADCWGGISGSPGPMDGKSGNGLLHIPDFSESTVWKYVKSFNDNIQNMHPLIIPNELNAMVKLFLDGLHPSSRSKGGGSNIAKFAVGSQGETSLKRKRTSPGPEGGSSEPSLPPKVGRPMFQRSINNALVLLVLALGKICLHKDKRLPDVVPVSEPVQHGSPFLRNGNPAPASPSQGSPPSYASHSHAAGLPSPKDSGERAGTSRRSSFQGSGVPAKPVASLKRNLDVIPGLDYFAHATDILGGQLAGTSLRHIHAYILAGLYHGQLGRVVESYAYIKEAGWALQIKMRPSLDRFKRLQESQTTNRDSVTEKSDNQLVFAFWTCLQLESDIIAELPLPQSHILAFEEIMPYPNINMATGLGFDEHVLRSYLAQLYLRKNLNQIHQTLYNPENPQPLETHSAGGGIIEIIQNSLDMRFVPPEFKFLESDPPAKDILSARLRAKYWGARVITFRPFIRQILEHNFDKAISTTSPMQGVSPAGRIQDDFSDDVKAYAQKGIKALVESTRAFHGVEDKRFIITNVFGTAHAQWGNLLTLAAVFKDPVLNQYIDEGLLKELFTKTISFFKIISHPSSALSIDMRILEGLQNELWRRPNSIDLVDHQPGSSFSSNASNGIQLSCMAPTTPLPGMHAPSTPVDAFRPPPSGQLHGPLLPPVLGAVPDGLPVMSPGSLPPMQHPPPPY; via the exons ATGGACCACTCAGGGGCGCCTGACACCAAGCGACCCCGTCTGACGACTGGCTCGCCATGGTCAGCAGGCGGTTCACATCACGGCAGAACACTCCTTAATCCCAATCCCTCCCCGACGAGTGGACAATCGCCTCATCTGCCGCCAACGTCGAGCCCCTatcatcaaccatcaccacatcactACGCCCGCCCTTCTGGTACCGGCGATCACAACCATCCACACCcgcaccctcaccctcatcctcaccctcatcctcactctcacccccatcctcaaccaccaccgccgccgccgccgccgccaccactATCACAAGCACCTCACCCTCAcgcccaccagcagcaccctcatcctcagggTCCGCCGCCTCCTGTTGCGCAAACGCCCGTCGACGACCGAAGACACCATGAGTCCGAGAGATTTCAGACCATGCACGATCACCGGCAACCTCCACACTCGCCGGCCCACCCAGCATTTTCGAGCTACGCTTCTAGGGAAACCATAGTAAAACCCGACCCAGGCGAAGACACCACGCTGCCGCAGTTGCGCAGGCCTCTATCAACGAGCAACGGTCCCGAAATCATGACGCCGGGAACACCACATAGCGCCCTCCCGCCGCAGTCATACGCTGACGACAAGCGCCATATGAGCTTCGACAGCggccctcagcagcagcagcagcagcaacaaccacagcaacagcaacagcagcaatcacaaccaccacagcagccgcagccaccgccgcccccgccgccacaacagcagcccatGTACGGCAGGCAACCAAGCTATCCACCGCAGACGCCCTTGCCACATGCGCAGCCATATGAatacccaccaccttcaTACGGAGCACAACATGATGGCTTGTCTTACTCGATCCATGTGGCCTCTTCGAATGCGAAGCGCAAAGGACAGCGTGCCTCACAG GCCTGTGAGACGTGCCGTCAGCTCAAAGCAAAGTGCGACGAGCTGAAGCCTTGCAAAAGCTGTAGAGAAAAGAAGGTGGAATGCAAATACCGAGAACTTGTTCCCAAACA GCAAGATAAAGTGCAGGCCGACATTTTGGAGCAGCTTATGATTATGAGAAATGACTTTCAGGACTGGATCGCGACAAATGATAGGCGCGTGAGCAGGCTCGAAGAGGCGGTAAAGCGAATCgcaccagcagcagatcTTCAGCAGTTCGAGCCGTTACAAGAGGAAGAAATCCGACCAGCCTCAGCTGAATCAGGGAGCGCGCCCGTGGCAGAGGAAGCGtacacatcatcacccaccgGAGGGGCTCAGGCACCCCCCATCGATGCCGAAGCTGCACGCCAGATAACACGTGAGATGGAGGTTGAAAAGGAGGTAGAACCGGGGCCGTTCGTTCAGCCTGGAGTCCCGACCATCCCGCCCAATCATACGACATTGGCTGCCTTCTTGCTCAAGTGGCGACCCATCGAGGCGTTGGTTCGGCGCTATCTGGATGCCGAAAAGATCAAGTATGTGGACGAGTTCCCCATCAGACAGGAGGAAAGACGAGGGTTGTTGCGAGTCTGGGGTCGGGGCGAAGGCATGGACAGCAGCCGGGACAGGGACGCGCCTCACGAtctggggatgatggaggtgcaTGATGACTACTCTGACGCCGGCGCGCCATCTCCGGCAGACTGCTGGGGCGGAATCAGCGGCTCACCTGGCCCCATGGACGGAAAGTCTGGCAACGGACTCCTCCATATCCCGGACTTTTCCGAATCAACTGTGTGGAAATACGTCAAGAGCTTCAACGACAATATTCAGAACATGCACCCACTCATTATCCCCAATGAGCTGAATGCCATGGTCAAGCTGTTTCTCGACGGACTCCACCCAAGCTCGAGAAGCAAGGGCGGGGGCTCGAACATTGCCAAGTTCGCCGTTGGGTCGCAAGGGGAGACCTCGCTCAAGAGGAAAAGGACCTCGCCCGGCCCGGAAGGTGGCAGTAGCGAGCCCTCGTTGCCGCCTAAGGTCGGCAGGCCCATGTTCCAGCGATCTATTAACAATGCGCTGGTTCTGCTGGTCCTTGCCCTTGGTAAAATCTGCCTTCACAAGGACAAACGGCTGCCAGATGTTGTGCCAGTCAGCGAGCCTGTCCAGCACGGCTCCCCCTTTCTGCGCAACGGCAACCCGGCGCCAGCATCCCCGTCGCAGGGCTCGCCTCCGTCCTACGCTTCTCATTCCCACGCAGCTGGCCTCCCTTCGCCCAAGGATAGTGGCGAGCGAGCTGGAACCAGCAGGCGCTCCTCGTTTCAAGGATCCGGCGTGCCGGCCAAACCGGTGGCCTCCCTCAAGAGGAACCTGGACGTGATTCCTGGCCTGGACTATTTTGCCCATGCTACCGACATTCTTGGCGGTCAACTGGCTGGAACAAGCCTGCGTCATATTCACGCGTATATTTTGGCTGGGTTGTACCACGGTCagctggggagggtggtggagagctACGCCTACATCAAGGAAGCCGGTTGGGCGCTGCAGATCAAAATGAGACCAAGCCTGGATCGGTTCAAGAGGCTTCAAGAGAGCCAGACAACCAACAGGGACTCAGTCACCGAGAAATCGGACAACCAGCTTGTCTTTGCCTTCTGGACATGCCTTCAGCTCGAAAGCGACATCATTGCCGAGTTGCCGCTGCCACAGTCTCACATTTTGGCGTTTGAGGAAATCATGCCTTatcccaacatcaacatggcGACGGGGCTCGGTTTTGACGAGCACGTCCTGCGAAGCTACTTGGCTCAGCTCTACCTCCGCAAGAACCTGAACCAGATCCATCAGACGCTGTACAACCCGGAGAACCCGCAGCCTCTCGAGACTCACTCAGCCGGGGGCGGCATCATTGAGATTATCCAGAACTCGCTGGACATGCGATTCGTGCCACCCGAGTTCAAGTTTTTGGAGTCTGATCCCCCAGCAAAGGATATCCTGTCTGCCCGGTTGCGTGCCAAGTACTGGGGCGCTCGGGTCATCACCTTTCGCCCGTTCATTAGACAGATTCTCGAGCACAATTTTGACAAGGCCATATCCACCACGTCCCCGATGCAGGGAGTGTCGCCGGCCGGCAGGATCCAGGATGATTTCTCTGATGATGTCAAGGCGTATGCCCAGAAAGGCATCAAGGCTCTGGTTGAAAGCACGAGGGCCTTTCACGGGGTCGAGGACAAGCggttcatcatcaccaatgtATTCGGCACAGCGCATGC ACAATGGGGCAATCTGCTCACGCTGGCGGCCGTGTTCAAGGACCCGGTGCTGAACCAGTATATTGACGAGGGCCTCTTGAAAGAACTTTTTACCAAAACAATCTCCTTTTTCAAGATTATCTCGCACCCCTCGAGCGCTCTATCAATCGACATGCGGATTCTGGAAGGCCTTCAGAACGAACTGTGGCGACGGCCAAACAGTATCGACCTGGTGGACCACCAGCCTGGatccagcttctcgagcaACGCCAGCAACGGCATCCAACTATCTTGCATGGCCCCGACCACGCCTCTTCCTGGCATGCATGCTCCCAGCACACCAGTGGACGCCTTCCGCCCACCGCCGTCCGGTCAGCTGCACGGCCCGCTCCTACCGCCCGTGTTGGGTGCCGTACCCGACGGCCTACCGGTGATGTCACCGGGGTCCCTGCCCCCCATGcagcatccaccaccaccatactGA
- the ATG5 gene encoding autophagy protein 5 (COG:U; EggNog:ENOG503P5XP), whose amino-acid sequence MHVPSPTHRPTTTARAFLQQSRPVVSKRDTQLALHQTRAVLPSYPSPHIAWPCYLPRSSSSSSANYRSTGHPVATHIIVPGHPQQKPERQQRQSFSSLLGTRHRQPRRHRAGPVLGPSAAVISPGPAPQSRTALHWTMPSSPPPSSPVSPSSLSHRPGRRGANAPNHDGVDIPPPPLPQALWSLQIPLYITHTSQPSTNPFVVSVPRFSYLALLLPRLSAYFSPLPCSSFHYEDVQLRNLAVGLLVDLYLPPDSAGSLPWRLTVGDGPEWDIADTFTNSAKEADFVRNGNAKQIMGLSKDDSTALWNSVQDNDYASFSRINSRLLNTPTPLKNVPVRIYIPSSPLQTSGGDHGSFKVVQTLIPPRNANRKPQTLGEVLKENLPSLFPSSRDPVLANVIMHGGSVPFRAPLEELMREAAYPDGWVCLIVVLL is encoded by the exons ATGCATGTGccttctcccacccaccggccaaccaccaccgccagagCCTTTCTCCAACAATCTCGTCCCGTTGTTTCGAAACGGGACACCCAGCTCGCATTGCATCAGACTCGCGCGGTGCTTCCATCCTACCCCTCACCCCATATTGCCTGGCCTTGCTACCTaccccgcagcagcagcagcagcagcgccaacTATCGATCGACAGGCCACCCAGTTGCAACACATATCATTGTACCAGGGCATCCACAACAAAAGCCGGagcggcagcaacggcagtcGTTTTCGTCCCTTCTTGGCacccgccaccgccaaccacGACGGCACCGAGCTGGCCCGGTTCTTGGTCCGTCCGCCGCCGTGATCAGCCCCGGCCCAGCCCCACAATCTCGGACCGCATTGCATTGGACCAtgccttcatctcctccaccatcgtcCCCtgtctccccttcttcactcAGTCACCGTCCTGGCCGTCGCGGTGCCAACGCCCCAAACCACGACGGTGTCGacatcccaccaccgcccctcccccaggCCCTCTGGTCCCTTCAAATACCCCTTTACATAACTCACACCTCCCAACCCTCGACCAATCCTTTTGTGGTCTCGGTCCCCCGCTTCAGCTACCTTGCCCTTCTGCTCCCCCGGTTATCCGCCTACTTCAGCCCGCTCCCCTGCTCGTCCTTTCACTACGAGGACGTCCAGCTCCGCAACCTTGCTGTTGGGCTCCTCGTCGATTTATACCTCCCCCCCGATTCTGCGGGGTCGCTACCATGGAGGCTGACGGTCGGTGACGGACCCGAATGGGACATAGCCGACACCTTCACCAACTCGGCAAAGGAGGCGGATTTTGTCCGCAACGGAAACGCCAAGCAGATTATGGGGTTGAGCAAGGACGACAGCACCGCCTTGTGGAACAGTGTGCAGGATA ATGACTATGCTTCGTTTAGCAGAATCAACAGCCGTTTGCTGAACACGCCCACGCCGTTGAAGAACGTGCCGGTACGGATTTATATTCCGTCGTCCCCCTTGCAGACTTCTGGGGGCGATCATGGGTCCTTCAAGGTGGTTCAAACACTGATACCACCTCGAAATGCCAATC GGAAACCACAAACATTGGGAGAAGTCCTGAAGGAAAACCTCCCGTCACTCTTCCCGTCTAGTCGAGACCCAGTGTTGGCGAATGTCATCATGCACGGAGGCTCGGTGCCGTTCAGGGCTCCGTTGGAAGAGTTGATGAGAGAGGCGGCGTATCCGGACGGGTGGGTGTGCTTGATTGTTGTTTTGTTATAG
- a CDS encoding hypothetical protein (EggNog:ENOG503P06Q), which produces MYSSIDSAAPRSSSGMASPQRIPSSRSRALSISSDRPSTVAHSLMSPPLTVSPEPAFIAASAASQIVTNDHDSHAEAWYDQHGIEPSGETAAVSPAALQLVNSFLDQLLFNFLCVSRSTALSALRPAVSEVLKPKLAKDAINQADEELREYLGGEEELPAEAQGQDPVSASDWDVELVWKRTRLRCMVYSSLGDMEEEDEDYYTEQGHLETGTDDRLSEAVSPAVAIFLTSILEFMGEQALIVAGQAAYHRMRVKYDKELKEGLRSPTGVADKIVVEELDMERVALDRTLGRLWRSWKKKIRTPTAGTMERLARSFSGDSTRGAGHLRSPSSTAELMVPATVLEPEAAVEGEVENVAQETVEGAQKLMEDEYLTAAAIPLPMGPNDVEEIEVPGLAPTYEEDEEEKAAVGQSEQQPARPKSMIILPLATGLLTPASSRPQTPIVARRKRSNSLPTPITTPYLSPIEAPAAPLDENQPIDTSDAAVEEQVQPSEGTAVQIQVAPSVVTQLETVEEDRIDEEEEEVSIEEPRIIRSSRVSILGGRNPSPTFPENGKPTMINTNLPVRSPSIHSARLIEVTSPRSPVVTSARNSLVATDSSRGPSPSRLSGADTPPIPDERPRRSPDSVFRSRLSVNYAHRSGLAANDLASETENDYAVSPVTPISPGSGNNNSLPVILEATSREPREIESTTDEQQNPISAVPVNAERATTPSSQKALTKVTILPSTSSSPSRPSTAASSTFFIESMPVLAEGKAAKDKHQWAKPTNSRLSTGTTPAPAVPERSAGRQAVANTSAQRQPATIGQVSVERSRNDSGLEAPGASSKQQRGSGSPGSTKIKPVRTSEEGMQARIDVVRNFEELIQSDQTIQYTLTPENMRDNNSQSSTRQKGSGSPVISVKTRKSEDARQNPPRSRSSSAARPGEMGASGSNNPRSVGHAHQSSDTHHSLRSYPTSSSKHGGVVPRSTPPGPSKPRGNIPQARDARLPRESMAEFAEFIRSTGPPGGGAAPVNALAGSGGSRNPGMVSMASVASSKGSMTSNPNRPRLQARDAAVDYKDDNSDLIDFIRRGPPSLNPRIPKAVAPFRTTMDSDQMSGAVGGRAVDAHLNEAEMRGNDSTSSVPPSIQSSINSQSALLAGRNKPLPTSHPAPTPNEMDFDMPIPKRKTRRVRDPYAIDLSDEDEMMLEEEPTPKPKRPAAKEESLIDFLNNYAPPPEPTVLPFATQETQAAAAARNRPKKKSSSASLMARLTRRDSGQGGGPGSGFMGGPKVAQLPAAESRSLSSRASAGMGGTMGGRSYTPLQVAPNMSSKAAAMMGGGPPPSMANRPPVGGSGRVPMKKFEPRDAVSVPSRGTSDLADFLKHSGPPPGMTMAAPFPEPMSPEHRRRESNTISKVFGRRKKPSIS; this is translated from the exons ATGTATTCCTCTATAGACTCGGCCGCTCCCCGGTCCTCCTCGGGCATGGCCTCCCCCCAAAGAATTCCCTCTTCACGATCGAGGGCCCTGAGCATATCCAGCGACCGGCCGTCGACCGTCGCACACAGCTTGATGTCGCCCCCTTTGACAGTGTCACCTGAACCGGCCTTCATCGCCGCCTCAGCTGCTTCGCAAATTGTCACCAACGATCACGACAGCCATGCTGAAGCCTGGTACGATCAGCATGGCATTGAGCCATCGGGCGAGACAGCAGCCGTGTCGCCCGCCGCCTTGCAGCTGGTCAACAGCTTTCTCGATCAGCTGCTCTTTAACTTTCTCTGCGTGTCCCGCTCCACTGCCCTCTCTGCTTTGCGTCCGGCCGTGTCCGAAGTGCTGAAGCCAAAGCTCGCCAAGGATGCCATAAACCAGGCCGACGAGGAACTTCGCGAGTATCtcggaggcgaggaggagcttcCTGCTGAAGCCCAGGGGCAGGACCCTGTTTCCGCAAGCGATTGGGACGTTGAACTGGTGTGGAAGCGGACCCGCCTGCGGTGCATGGTGTATTCGTCGCTCGGggacatggaggaggaggacgaggactACTACACGGAGCAGGGCCATCTCGAGACGGGAACCGACGACCGGCTGTCCGAGGCCGTGTCTCCTGCAGTCGCCATCTTCCTGACATCGATACTGGAATTTATGGGGGAACAGGCCCTCATTGTGGCCGGTCAGGCTGCTTATCACCGCATGCGCGTGAAATATGACAAGGAGCTGAAAGAGGGCCTGCGGAGCCCGACGGGGGTTGCCGACAAAatcgtggtggaggagctcgacATGGAGCGGGTCGCCCTGGACCGCACGCTGGGCCGATTGTGGAGAtcatggaagaagaagattcgAACTCCGACCGCTGGGACCATGGAGCGTCTGGCCAGATCCTTTTCGGGTGATTCGACGCGTGGGGCAGGCCACCTGCGGTCCCCCAGCAGCACGGCGGAACTGATGGTTCCAGCCACGGTCCTGGAGCCAGAAGCTGCTGTCGAGGGCGAAGTCGAGAACGTTGCGCAAGAGACAGTTGAAGGGGCCCAAAAGCTCATGGAGGACGAATATCTGACAGCGGCGGCGATTCCGCTGCCAATGGGACCAAATGATGTGGAGGAGATCGAGGTGCCCGGACTGGCGCCCACCtacgaagaagacgaggaagagaaggccgCTGTTGGGCAAAGCGAGCAGCAGCCCGCCCGGCCCAAGAGCATGATTATACTTCCGCTAGCTACCGGACTGCTCACCCCCGCATCGTCTCGACCGCAAACACCAATTGTCGCACGTCGCAAACGCTCGAACTCGCTGCCGACTCCAATCACTACTCCTTACCTCTCCCCGATCGAAGCCCCCGCTGCGCCTTTGGACGAGAACCAGCCGATAGACACCTCTGATGCTGCGGTGGAGGAACAAGTCCAGCCGTCAGAAGGGACTGCTGTTCAGATCCAGGTCGCCCCTTCAGTTGTCACTCAGCTCGAAACCGTCGAAGAGGACCGGatcgatgaggaggaggaggaggtctcGATCGAGGAGCCTCGTATCATTAGGTCCTCCCGCGTCTCGATCCTGGGAGGACGGAATCCGTCACCAACATTCCCTGAAAATGGAAAACCGACCATGATCAACACAAACCTGCCGGTGAGGTCACCGAGCATTCACTCGGCAAGGCTGATCGAAGTCACCAGCCCTCGGAGCCCGGTGGTGACGTCTGCACGCAACTCGCTGGTGGCCACAGACTCGTCTCGCGGACCCAGCCCCTCCCGTCTGAGCGGCGCTGATACTCCTCCTATTCCAGACGAGCGCCCGCGCCGTTCTCCGGACAGCGTCTTCCGTTCCCGACTCTCTGTCAACTATGCCCATCGTTCAGGGCTGGCAGCGAACGACCTGGCCTCGGAGACTGAGAATGACTATGCCGTGTCCCCTGTCACCCCCATCAGCCCTGGCagcggcaacaacaacagcctaCCAGTGATTCTGGAAGCCACATCGAGAGAGCCTCGCGAAATCGAGAGTACAACTGACGAACAGCAAAACCCCATATCTGCTGTCCCTGTCAATGCCGAGCGTGCTACAACACCGTCCTCGCAGAAGGCGCTCACCAAGGTTACCATATTGCCATCTACGTCTTCGTCTCCATCGAGACCATCGACTGCGGCGAGCTCAACCTTCTTTATCGAATCGATGCCTGTGCTGGCCGAAGGAAAAGCAGCAAAAGATAAACACCAATGGGCCAAACCCACAAACTCTCGGCTGTCGACAGGCACCACACCAGCGCCCGCTGTCCCCGAGCGAAGTGCCGGAAGACAGGCCGTGGCAAACACATCAGCCCAACGCCAACCGGCCACCATTGGCCAGGTGTCGGTGGAGAGGTCTCGCAACGATAGTGGTCTTGAAGCCCCCGGGGCGTCTTCCAAGCAGCAACGCGGCTCAGGCTCACCCGGGTCAACCAAGATCAAGCCTGTGCGAACCTCGGAAGAGGGAATGCAGGCACGTATTGATGTGGTGCGGAACTTTGAGGAACTCATCCAGAGCGACCAGACTATCCAGTACACACTGACTCCTGAAAACATGCGAGACAACAAC TCCCAGTCATCAACACGGCAAAAGGGTTCTGGGAGTCCCGTCATCTCGGTCAAGACCAGGAAGAGTGAGGACGCACGCCAAAACCCGCCGCGGTCCCgctcgtcgtcggcggccAGGCCTGGCGAAATGGGTGCCTCTGGGTCCAACAACCCACGTTCGGTGGGACATGCTCACCAGTCGAGCGACACCCACCACAGTCTGAGGAGCTATCccacaagcagcagcaagcatgGAGGCGTGGTGCCGCGATCGACTCCACCGGGCCCGTCCAAGCCACGTGGAAACATACCCCAAGCCCGGGACGCGAGATTGCCTCGAGAGTCCATGGCAGAATTTGCGGAGTTCATCCGCTCCACCGGAccccccggcggcggcgcggCTCCTGTCAATGCGCTCGCTGGGTCCGGTGGCTCGCGAAATCCGGGAATGGTGTCAATGGCTAGCGTGGCCTCCAGCAAGGGATCCATGACGAGCAACCCCAACAGACCAAGGCTTCAGGCCCGTGATGCCGCCGTGGACTACAAGGATGACAACTCTGACCTGATCGATTTCATCCGCCGCGGTCCCCCGAGCCTCAACCCGCGGATCCCCAAGGCTGTTGCCCCTTTCCGAACCACCATGGACTCGGATCAGATGTCGGGAGCCGTTGGCGGTCGGGCCGTCGACGCCCACCTCAACGAGGCCGAGATGAGGGGCAACGACTCGACCAGCTCGGTTCCCCCTTCTATTCAGTCGTCTATCAACTCGCAGAGCGCCCTCCTAGCCGGAAGAAACAAGCCTCTCCCCACCTCGCACCCTGCCCCTACGCCCAACGAGATGGACTTCGACATGCCGATACCCAAGCGCAAGACTCGGCGCGTTCGCGACCCATATGCCATTGACCTcagcgacgaggacgagatgatgctcgaggaggagccaaCGCCCAAACCCAAACGACCAgcggccaaggaggagagtCTGATTGACTTTCTGAACAACTATGCCCCACCGCCCGAGCCAACTGTCTTGCCTTTTGCCACCCAAGAGACTCAAGCAGCGGCAGCTGCGCGAAACAGgcccaagaagaagtcgagctcggcgagcCTGATGGCTAGGTTGACGAGGCGTGACAGCGGACAGGGTGGCGGACCAGGTTCTGGCTTCATGGGTGGGCCCAAGGTTGCTCAGCTTCCTGCAGCTGAGTCCAGAAGTCTGAGCAGCCGGGCTAGCGCCGGTATGGGCGGGACAATGGGTGGAAGAAGCTATACCCCCCTTCAAGTGGCGCCCAACATGAGCTCGAAGGCAGCAGCCATGATGGGCGGTGGTCCACCCCCCAGTATGGCCAACCGGCCGCCGGTGGGAGGCAGCGGACGGGTCCCGATGAAGAAATTTGAGCCACGCGACGCTGTTTCGGTGCCTTCCCGAGGTACTTCTGACCTGGCCGACTTTCTCAAGCACTCGGGTCCTCCGCCAGGCATGACAATGGCAGCCCCATTCCCAGAGCCCATGTCCCCTGAACATCGCCGGCGGGAATCGAACACTATCTCAAAGGTCTttggaaggaggaaaaagcCGAGCATTTCTtga